From one Enterococcus sp. DIV2402 genomic stretch:
- a CDS encoding 6-phospho-beta-glucosidase encodes MTLSKDFLWGGATAANQAEGGVLEGGRGLSNVDLLPTGPDRKKVAAGNLEMLEWQEGYYYPAKEAIDMYHRYMEDIQLFAEMGFKVYRMSLSWSRIFPNGNDKEPNEEGLAFYETIFKELRKHNIEPLVTIAHFDVPVHLIKEYGGWKNRQLIDFYANYAETVIKRYKGLVKYWLTINEINILLHQPFVGGGIVFKEGDNQQEIKYQAAHHQLVASALTTKIAHEVDSENMVGCMLAGGSHYPYTCRPEDYQAAINRDREGYFFIDVQARGKYPNYALKKFEREGLNIEMEEKDEAILAASPVDFVTFSYYCSRTVSAHPEDYAQATGNLFPSIKNEHLPSTEWGWQIDPLGLRNSLNQMYDRYQKPLFIVENGLGAIDKPDEHGYIEDDYRIDYLKKHVQAFKDAVEIDGVELLGYTTWGCIDLVAASTGQMSKRYGFIYVDRDDEGHGTLKRTKKKSFEWYKQVIASNGEIL; translated from the coding sequence ATGACTTTAAGTAAAGATTTTTTATGGGGTGGCGCAACAGCTGCCAATCAAGCAGAAGGTGGTGTTTTGGAAGGTGGAAGAGGCCTGTCAAATGTAGACCTTCTTCCGACAGGTCCTGATCGCAAAAAAGTTGCAGCTGGTAACTTAGAAATGTTGGAGTGGCAAGAAGGCTATTATTATCCAGCAAAAGAAGCGATTGATATGTATCATCGCTATATGGAAGATATCCAACTATTTGCAGAGATGGGTTTTAAAGTCTATCGGATGTCTCTTTCTTGGTCTCGAATTTTTCCTAATGGAAATGACAAAGAACCCAATGAAGAAGGATTAGCTTTCTATGAAACTATTTTTAAAGAATTGCGAAAACATAACATTGAACCATTAGTGACAATTGCTCATTTTGACGTTCCTGTTCATTTGATTAAAGAGTATGGTGGCTGGAAAAACCGTCAATTGATTGATTTCTATGCTAATTATGCAGAAACGGTAATCAAACGATACAAAGGTTTAGTCAAATACTGGTTAACAATCAATGAAATCAATATTTTGTTACACCAACCTTTTGTAGGTGGTGGTATCGTCTTTAAAGAAGGTGATAATCAACAAGAGATTAAATATCAAGCAGCGCACCATCAATTGGTAGCTAGCGCATTAACGACTAAAATTGCACATGAAGTAGATAGTGAGAACATGGTAGGTTGTATGTTAGCTGGAGGAAGTCACTATCCGTATACTTGCCGACCAGAAGATTATCAAGCAGCAATTAATCGTGACAGAGAAGGTTATTTCTTTATTGATGTCCAAGCGCGTGGAAAATACCCCAATTATGCGTTGAAGAAATTTGAACGTGAAGGGTTAAATATTGAAATGGAAGAAAAGGATGAAGCGATTCTTGCGGCATCACCTGTAGATTTTGTGACTTTTTCTTATTATTGTTCGCGAACAGTCAGTGCGCATCCAGAAGATTATGCACAAGCTACAGGAAACTTGTTCCCGTCTATTAAAAATGAACATCTTCCTTCAACGGAATGGGGATGGCAAATTGATCCACTTGGTTTAAGAAATTCTTTAAATCAAATGTATGATCGTTACCAAAAACCTTTATTTATCGTAGAAAATGGTTTGGGTGCTATTGATAAGCCAGATGAACACGGCTATATAGAAGATGATTATCGCATCGACTATTTAAAGAAACATGTGCAAGCTTTTAAAGATGCTGTGGAGATTGATGGCGTAGAACTTCTTGGTTACACCACTTGGGGCTGTATCGATTTAGTTGCTGCAAGTACAGGGCAAATGAGTAAACGTTACGGATTTATTTACGTTGATCGTGATGATGAAGGGCATGGAACTCTTAAGCGTACGAAGAAAAAGTCATTTGAATGGTATAAACAAGTAATTGCATCAAATGGAGAGATTCTATAA
- a CDS encoding aldo/keto reductase, producing MNQRILGETGLVTSELGFGCMGLNHHRGPVKDRNDMIKVVQHAYEAGIRMFDTAEVYGPYTNEELVGEAIQPFRKDIQLATKGGFRITGDSDTPDSSKKTLRNSLEGSLKHLKTEYIDLYYIHRIDSHIPIEEVAQTMQEFKKEGKILHWGLSEANSETIRRAHQVEPLAAVQSEYSIWWRELEKEVIPTLEELKIGLVAYSPLGRGFLTGKLTRSDIANENDNRAELPRFTKEAFQANQVVLDLLQKIANEKEATIAQVSLAWLLAQKDWIIPIPGTTKWNRVDENIGATTIQFSQQELIDINYAVDQLVIVGDRYNQEQKKRTGK from the coding sequence ATGAATCAACGAATTTTAGGAGAGACAGGATTAGTTACCTCAGAATTAGGATTTGGCTGTATGGGTTTGAATCATCACAGAGGCCCTGTGAAAGACAGGAACGATATGATAAAAGTCGTTCAGCATGCGTATGAAGCTGGGATAAGAATGTTTGATACTGCGGAAGTTTATGGACCATACACCAATGAGGAATTAGTTGGTGAGGCTATTCAACCGTTTCGTAAAGATATTCAATTAGCAACAAAAGGCGGTTTTAGAATTACTGGTGATTCTGACACACCGGATAGTAGCAAAAAAACATTGAGAAATTCATTGGAAGGTTCTTTGAAACACTTGAAGACAGAATATATTGATTTGTATTATATTCATCGTATAGATTCACATATACCAATTGAAGAAGTTGCGCAAACGATGCAAGAATTTAAAAAAGAAGGTAAAATTTTGCACTGGGGCTTATCAGAAGCCAATTCTGAAACAATTCGACGTGCACATCAAGTAGAACCTTTAGCCGCTGTACAAAGTGAATATTCTATTTGGTGGCGAGAATTAGAAAAAGAAGTCATTCCTACATTGGAAGAATTAAAAATAGGCCTAGTGGCTTACAGTCCACTAGGAAGAGGCTTTCTTACAGGAAAGTTAACTAGAAGTGATATTGCTAATGAGAATGATAACCGTGCGGAACTTCCACGTTTTACTAAAGAAGCATTTCAAGCAAATCAAGTTGTCCTAGACTTATTACAAAAAATTGCCAATGAAAAAGAGGCAACAATTGCTCAAGTGTCGCTAGCATGGTTATTAGCTCAAAAGGATTGGATTATCCCAATTCCTGGAACAACAAAATGGAATCGTGTGGACGAAAATATTGGTGCAACGACAATCCAATTTAGCCAACAAGAGTTGATAGACATTAATTATGCGGTAGACCAATTAGTAATTGTTGGCGATCGTTACAATCAAGAACAAAAGAAACGTACTGGGAAGTAA
- a CDS encoding SDR family oxidoreductase: MNLTEKVVIIMGASSGIGEATTKILAEHGFKLVIAARRIDKLKKIKNELPKAAIDYLKADVTNFEEVQEVINFTKKKYGRVDVLFNNAGIMPTAPLSKSKREEWQQMLDINVMGVLNGIAAVLPTMIQQKSGHIITTDSVAGHVVYPNSAVYCGTKFAVKAIMEGLRQEQRENNIKSTLITPGMVETDLYKTINDKKVSAELKENSQKIGLKAKEIGEAILYIIDTPDHLSINEMIIRPTLQER; encoded by the coding sequence ATGAACTTAACTGAGAAAGTAGTTATTATCATGGGAGCTTCAAGTGGTATCGGTGAAGCAACAACCAAAATATTAGCAGAACATGGGTTTAAACTAGTTATTGCAGCACGTAGAATTGACAAACTTAAAAAAATAAAAAATGAGTTACCAAAAGCAGCAATCGATTATCTAAAAGCGGATGTTACCAATTTTGAAGAAGTACAAGAAGTAATAAATTTTACTAAGAAGAAATATGGTCGTGTAGATGTGCTATTTAATAATGCTGGAATAATGCCGACAGCACCTCTAAGTAAAAGTAAAAGAGAAGAATGGCAACAAATGCTTGATATTAATGTTATGGGTGTTTTGAATGGTATTGCTGCTGTCCTACCTACGATGATTCAACAAAAATCGGGTCATATTATTACGACAGATTCAGTGGCAGGTCATGTTGTTTATCCTAATTCAGCGGTATATTGTGGAACAAAGTTTGCAGTGAAAGCGATTATGGAGGGGTTAAGACAAGAACAGAGAGAAAATAATATTAAATCTACTTTGATTACTCCTGGAATGGTCGAAACTGATTTATATAAAACAATTAATGATAAAAAAGTTAGTGCAGAGCTTAAAGAAAATTCTCAAAAAATAGGTTTAAAAGCAAAGGAAATTGGTGAGGCTATACTGTATATCATCGATACGCCGGATCATCTGTCTATTAATGAAATGATTATCAGACCAACCCTCCAAGAAAGATAA
- a CDS encoding purple acid phosphatase family protein: MLLVMVFVMGACEKKETEETVTTENSTSKVTMSQRPLVSILDNEDTDLASVELVNEKMEWRYYDGDEDPNAGTWYEGWNKRNGWAYPEGWLDWGSTPMDFTEEEWPTYEGTVFNTDSKTKGQVLQKNEEGRAKSTYFLRHTFTLTQEQAENIYALEITARYNDAMTMYINGSPVGGFHNIPTANYSENLEYGAQEKVADGDFLEETFIVDDVSSITNGFIPGEYTGTVNENGDTRYALSEAATDDDGNTFVDITIAVELHAYNPEDNEASFELLNFVVNPDETELAADSEEVKNIAMNPGENERLLNFTWNALSSEAGEIQLAEGSNPEEFSEEKARIFEADTTELSYTKFTSIDYFVNKGTIEIEPDKEYLYRVGNAEAYSPVYSLNTQDITDGHDAIFLADPQIGTGTIPTDVFGWERTLKQAFETVPEASFILNAGDFVDTANKESEYDAYFTPEILASYPTVTTVGNHDVAVNYRNHFNEPNQSNLGEDEAGSDYYFTYGNVLYMVLNTNNLNNEEHVQFLEETVAETADQAFDWKVVLFHQSIYAAGKQALNEDAPARQEALVPAFDKLAIDVVFMGHDHTYGRTYQMHDFEEVTDVEFEDEENTIALNPKGTLYVTNSSASGSKYYDFEEVNDPYLAVKEQFYVPTFSHIQFTKDRFTMTACRTDTMEEFDSYTIKKNE, translated from the coding sequence TTGCTATTAGTAATGGTATTTGTCATGGGTGCTTGTGAAAAGAAAGAAACAGAAGAAACAGTTACTACAGAGAATAGCACATCTAAAGTAACGATGAGTCAACGTCCGCTAGTTTCAATTTTAGACAATGAAGATACAGATTTAGCATCTGTAGAATTAGTTAATGAAAAAATGGAATGGCGTTATTATGATGGTGATGAAGATCCCAATGCTGGTACTTGGTATGAAGGTTGGAACAAGAGAAATGGTTGGGCATATCCTGAGGGTTGGTTGGATTGGGGTTCAACACCGATGGACTTTACTGAAGAGGAGTGGCCAACGTATGAAGGAACTGTATTTAACACAGATTCTAAAACAAAAGGTCAAGTGCTACAAAAAAATGAAGAGGGTAGAGCAAAAAGCACGTATTTTTTACGCCACACATTTACACTCACACAAGAACAAGCAGAAAATATTTATGCGCTTGAAATTACGGCACGATACAATGATGCAATGACAATGTATATTAATGGGAGTCCGGTAGGTGGGTTTCATAATATTCCGACAGCTAATTATTCTGAGAACTTAGAATATGGTGCGCAAGAAAAAGTTGCTGATGGTGACTTTCTTGAAGAAACATTTATTGTGGATGATGTTTCAAGTATCACTAATGGTTTTATTCCAGGTGAGTATACAGGCACTGTCAACGAAAATGGTGATACAAGATATGCATTGAGCGAAGCTGCTACAGATGATGATGGAAATACTTTTGTAGATATCACGATTGCTGTTGAATTACATGCTTATAATCCAGAAGACAACGAAGCAAGTTTTGAGCTGCTTAATTTTGTTGTAAATCCAGATGAAACTGAATTGGCTGCTGACAGCGAAGAAGTAAAAAATATAGCGATGAATCCTGGTGAAAATGAGAGATTGCTAAACTTTACTTGGAATGCACTATCTTCAGAAGCAGGCGAAATCCAACTAGCTGAAGGCAGTAATCCAGAAGAATTTTCTGAAGAAAAAGCACGAATTTTTGAAGCGGATACAACGGAACTCTCTTATACGAAATTTACGTCAATCGATTATTTTGTTAACAAAGGAACGATTGAGATCGAACCTGACAAAGAATATTTGTATCGAGTGGGGAATGCTGAGGCTTACTCACCAGTTTATTCATTAAATACACAAGATATTACTGATGGACACGACGCGATTTTCTTAGCGGATCCACAAATTGGCACGGGAACTATTCCTACGGATGTGTTTGGCTGGGAAAGGACATTAAAGCAAGCATTTGAGACTGTCCCAGAAGCAAGCTTTATTTTAAATGCGGGGGATTTTGTAGATACAGCAAACAAAGAAAGTGAATACGATGCCTATTTTACTCCAGAAATTTTAGCGTCTTATCCAACGGTTACTACTGTAGGCAATCATGATGTTGCCGTGAATTATCGCAATCACTTCAATGAACCCAATCAATCGAACCTTGGTGAAGATGAAGCCGGCAGTGATTACTACTTTACGTATGGCAATGTGTTGTATATGGTACTAAATACCAATAACCTAAACAATGAAGAACATGTACAGTTTCTAGAAGAGACGGTTGCAGAAACGGCAGACCAAGCGTTCGATTGGAAAGTGGTTCTCTTTCATCAATCCATTTATGCGGCAGGCAAACAAGCATTGAATGAAGATGCACCCGCACGTCAAGAGGCATTGGTGCCAGCATTTGATAAATTGGCTATTGACGTTGTATTCATGGGTCATGACCACACGTATGGTAGAACCTATCAAATGCATGACTTTGAAGAAGTAACCGATGTTGAATTTGAAGACGAAGAGAACACCATCGCTCTCAATCCCAAAGGAACACTTTATGTTACAAATAGTTCTGCGAGTGGGAGTAAATATTATGATTTTGAAGAAGTAAATGATCCTTATTTGGCTGTCAAAGAACAATTTTACGTGCCAACCTTCTCGCATATTCAATTTACAAAAGATCGTTTTACAATGACTGCATGTCGTACAGATACCATGGAAGAATTTGATTCGTATACAATTAAAAAAAATGAATGA
- a CDS encoding MarR family winged helix-turn-helix transcriptional regulator has translation MDHQSEALKAYIGLLRTSSQLEQIAKQDVACYNLNITEFSVLELLFHKGAHTTQGIKEKILIASSSTTYVIDQLVKKGLVQRRNNPRDRRVIYVEITKSGIDLMEKIFPLHAKRIADSFEEVSLDELHLLQKILKKISNKRNEE, from the coding sequence ATGGATCACCAATCAGAAGCACTAAAAGCTTACATTGGTTTATTGCGGACAAGTAGCCAATTGGAACAAATAGCCAAACAAGATGTTGCCTGTTACAACTTAAACATTACAGAATTTTCAGTTTTGGAATTACTTTTTCATAAAGGTGCTCACACAACACAAGGAATTAAAGAAAAAATTTTAATTGCTAGTAGTAGCACAACATATGTCATTGATCAGTTGGTAAAAAAAGGACTTGTTCAAAGACGAAATAACCCAAGGGATCGTCGCGTTATTTATGTAGAAATTACAAAATCGGGTATTGATTTGATGGAAAAAATATTTCCATTACATGCGAAACGAATTGCTGACAGTTTTGAAGAAGTTTCATTAGATGAGTTGCACCTATTACAAAAAATACTAAAAAAAATATCGAATAAAAGAAACGAGGAATAA
- a CDS encoding ring-cleaving dioxygenase, whose protein sequence is MRKEDQLLGVHHVTAMTSDAVKNYEFFTKILGMRLVKKSVNQDDIYTYHTYFADDLGSPGTTMTFFDFPNNPKGKKGTNAITRTSFRVPNDAALEYYAQRFQEFNVKYQEITTEFEQKVLHFWDFDEQAYQLISDETNSGVKAGIPWKKGPVPEKFAIYGLGPVEISIAYFEQFKELFEGVLGFQTIKHEGNRYLLEVGEGGNGGQVILVDNQTSPQSQQGYGEVHHVAFRLANRKSLAVWQEIFTKLGLPNSGYVDRYYFESLYVRMGHILVELATDEPGFMGDEPYETLGEKLSLAPFLENRRTYIESVIKPFDTKRSE, encoded by the coding sequence ATGAGAAAAGAAGACCAATTACTAGGAGTTCACCATGTTACAGCGATGACAAGCGATGCAGTTAAAAACTATGAATTTTTTACTAAAATATTAGGGATGCGCCTTGTAAAAAAATCAGTGAATCAAGATGATATTTATACGTACCATACGTATTTTGCTGATGATTTGGGGTCACCTGGAACTACTATGACTTTTTTTGACTTTCCCAATAATCCAAAAGGAAAAAAGGGAACAAATGCAATTACACGTACAAGTTTTCGGGTACCAAATGATGCAGCGTTAGAATATTATGCGCAAAGGTTCCAAGAATTTAATGTGAAATATCAAGAAATTACAACCGAGTTTGAACAAAAAGTTTTACATTTTTGGGATTTTGATGAACAAGCTTATCAGCTAATTTCCGATGAAACCAACAGCGGTGTGAAAGCTGGAATTCCTTGGAAAAAAGGTCCAGTACCAGAAAAATTTGCGATTTATGGTTTAGGTCCAGTAGAAATTTCTATTGCGTATTTTGAACAATTCAAGGAATTATTTGAAGGCGTGTTAGGTTTTCAAACAATCAAACATGAAGGAAATCGTTATTTACTTGAAGTCGGTGAAGGTGGGAATGGTGGACAGGTTATTTTAGTAGATAATCAAACTTCACCACAATCCCAACAAGGTTATGGTGAAGTGCATCATGTCGCTTTTCGTTTAGCCAATCGCAAGTCATTGGCAGTTTGGCAAGAAATTTTTACCAAGTTGGGACTACCAAATTCTGGGTATGTTGATCGTTATTATTTTGAATCACTTTATGTGCGTATGGGACATATTTTAGTAGAATTGGCAACGGATGAACCGGGATTTATGGGAGATGAGCCTTATGAAACGCTTGGAGAAAAATTATCTTTAGCACCATTCTTAGAAAATCGTCGTACGTATATTGAAAGTGTCATTAAGCCTTTTGATACTAAACGTAGTGAATAA
- a CDS encoding VOC family protein, translating into MKAITNIHHISAIVGDPQETVDFYRDVLNLRFIKQTVNYDDEHTYHLYFSNQSVDNGSIMTFFNWKNAHQGRVGSGQVGMIAFRIPKGSTSYWRDRLTQFGVPIKETRLFNQPTLELLDVHDLALALVESNEFFETPEILGFHGAILLSANPKATAHTLTQDLGLVIAGSSTNYDYFYTKGDARHQIGIPKQPLSKGRWGIGTVHHIAWAVSDEKEQTQWHDYLSQHHYGVTEIKNRNYFQAIYFQEPGSVVFELATEGPGFTIDESFETLGQRLMLPAHFESRRKEISASLPKLNI; encoded by the coding sequence ATGAAGGCTATTACGAATATCCATCACATTTCAGCAATTGTTGGGGACCCACAGGAAACCGTTGATTTTTATCGTGACGTTTTAAATTTACGTTTCATCAAACAAACCGTGAATTATGATGATGAACATACGTATCATCTTTATTTTAGTAATCAATCAGTTGATAATGGGAGCATTATGACTTTCTTTAATTGGAAAAATGCTCATCAAGGAAGAGTGGGGAGCGGACAAGTGGGGATGATAGCTTTTCGCATTCCTAAAGGAAGTACAAGCTATTGGCGAGATCGTTTGACTCAATTTGGTGTTCCTATTAAAGAAACAAGGCTATTTAATCAGCCAACATTGGAATTACTAGATGTTCATGATTTAGCGTTAGCTTTAGTTGAAAGCAATGAATTTTTTGAAACCCCAGAGATTTTAGGTTTTCATGGAGCCATTCTTTTATCTGCAAATCCAAAAGCTACTGCGCATACATTGACGCAAGATTTAGGTTTAGTAATTGCCGGCAGTTCCACAAACTATGATTATTTTTACACGAAAGGGGATGCTCGTCATCAGATTGGGATTCCTAAACAACCTTTATCTAAAGGTCGTTGGGGAATTGGAACGGTTCATCATATTGCATGGGCTGTTTCTGATGAAAAAGAACAGACGCAATGGCACGATTATTTATCGCAACATCATTATGGAGTAACTGAAATTAAAAATAGAAATTATTTTCAAGCAATTTATTTCCAAGAACCTGGAAGTGTAGTGTTTGAATTAGCGACAGAAGGTCCTGGATTTACCATAGATGAATCTTTTGAGACACTTGGTCAACGATTAATGTTGCCTGCACATTTTGAATCTCGTAGAAAAGAAATTAGTGCATCCTTACCCAAATTAAATATCTAA
- a CDS encoding flavin reductase family protein: MLQFDPQKLSERENYKLLIGSVIPRPVAIVTTLSENEQLNIAPFSYFSIISTQPAIVSIAVQRKENQMKDTARNILAGKAAVIHILDSDNVKDANQTAASLLPEESELSVSNFTTSASSKVAVPSLNEAKVRFETILYQHIPIHHLEKVTADLFLLEIKHYAIDEAIYQEGRIDAGKLAAISRLAGSSYATIGDIFEMERPT, from the coding sequence TTGTTACAATTTGATCCCCAAAAATTAAGTGAACGTGAAAATTATAAATTACTGATTGGATCAGTTATTCCAAGACCTGTAGCGATTGTGACTACTCTTTCTGAAAATGAACAGCTAAATATCGCACCGTTTAGTTATTTTTCAATTATTAGTACACAGCCAGCCATCGTATCCATAGCAGTGCAAAGAAAAGAAAATCAAATGAAAGATACTGCACGGAATATTTTAGCTGGAAAAGCAGCTGTAATTCATATTTTAGATAGTGATAACGTAAAAGATGCGAATCAAACTGCGGCATCATTATTGCCTGAAGAGAGCGAATTATCTGTGTCAAACTTTACTACTAGCGCTTCTTCAAAGGTTGCAGTTCCCAGCTTAAACGAGGCTAAAGTTCGTTTTGAGACGATACTTTATCAGCATATACCTATTCATCACTTGGAAAAAGTGACTGCAGATTTATTTTTATTAGAAATTAAGCACTATGCAATTGATGAGGCCATTTATCAAGAAGGCAGGATTGATGCTGGAAAATTAGCTGCAATTAGTCGTTTGGCAGGTAGCTCATATGCAACGATTGGCGATATTTTTGAAATGGAGCGTCCAACTTAG
- a CDS encoding alpha/beta hydrolase has protein sequence MHHIFKQGTQEPVFVLLHGTGGDENSLLEIGEMLNEKASILSIRGNVLEGNMPRFFRRVTEGVYDEADLTLRGNELRAFIKEAAANYHFDLRQVILVGYSNGANIAMQLLLHEPELFQKAILFHPMFPVENLPIYSLEKTHIFTTLGEQDPIVSISDSLHVIKVLEERHAVVTKLWTANHQLTYQEILAAKQWLA, from the coding sequence ATGCATCATATTTTTAAACAAGGAACACAAGAACCAGTATTTGTTTTATTACATGGTACTGGCGGCGATGAAAATTCTCTGCTTGAAATTGGAGAAATGTTAAATGAAAAAGCCTCTATTTTAAGTATTCGTGGAAATGTTTTAGAGGGAAATATGCCTCGCTTTTTTCGAAGAGTAACAGAAGGTGTTTATGATGAAGCAGACCTAACTTTGCGTGGGAATGAGTTGCGTGCGTTTATTAAAGAAGCTGCAGCAAACTATCATTTTGATTTAAGACAAGTTATCTTAGTGGGTTATTCGAATGGTGCTAATATTGCTATGCAACTATTACTTCATGAACCAGAACTTTTTCAAAAAGCTATTTTATTTCATCCAATGTTTCCAGTTGAAAATTTACCTATTTATTCGTTAGAAAAGACCCACATTTTTACAACTTTAGGCGAACAAGATCCTATTGTTTCGATATCAGATAGTTTGCATGTGATTAAAGTATTAGAAGAACGTCATGCCGTGGTTACGAAATTATGGACAGCCAATCATCAACTAACTTATCAAGAAATTCTAGCAGCTAAACAGTGGTTGGCATAA
- a CDS encoding CapA family protein gives MNKLSRRKLKINIVVGLLVALVISCLVTTIMIIRHTKQVEAENVAQKAEAAKKKKAEMKPLTEPLLGLQEKEKTNAKPDKEGEFVLRSVGDLLIHETVSYMADISNPLYQSAMEILSADGVDVAALADGNETTASTTEQVDYDFSPMFAQIAPFTQYADATIANLEVITAYPELPISGYPQFNSPSSLLNNVKNIGVDIVSNGTNHTLDWFSEGALTSIEHIREAGLMYVGSYRSEKDQQTPRIIDENGIKLGFLTYSYGTNGIPVDPGKEYTISLVDVEKMVDDVTKLKDQVDAVVVTLQLGQEYETLPDDNQRYVFEMLSEAGVKLILGGHPHVLQPMDWYNGKETFAIYSQASFLTGQVNIDNKQGGITEVTFKRQDDGEVVVTNPKFMPIFILGTENEKMYEVVPYADYAKYEIPQGQEWWGTIEERMKTYTDEFDYVTHLETARTKEAQDKHR, from the coding sequence ATGAACAAATTGTCACGAAGAAAGTTAAAGATTAATATAGTTGTGGGATTGTTGGTAGCTCTAGTCATATCCTGTCTAGTTACTACGATTATGATTATACGCCATACAAAGCAAGTAGAGGCAGAAAATGTTGCCCAAAAAGCAGAAGCGGCTAAAAAGAAAAAAGCAGAAATGAAACCTTTGACTGAACCATTACTTGGTTTGCAGGAAAAAGAGAAAACTAATGCTAAGCCAGACAAAGAAGGGGAATTTGTCTTACGTTCTGTGGGGGACTTATTAATTCATGAAACTGTTTCATATATGGCCGATATTAGTAATCCTTTGTATCAATCAGCGATGGAAATATTGTCTGCTGATGGAGTTGATGTGGCAGCTTTAGCTGATGGAAATGAAACAACGGCAAGTACAACAGAGCAAGTGGACTATGATTTTTCACCTATGTTTGCACAAATTGCGCCATTTACTCAATATGCAGATGCGACGATTGCCAACTTAGAAGTGATTACCGCCTATCCAGAATTACCTATCTCTGGTTATCCTCAATTTAATTCGCCGAGTTCGCTGTTAAATAATGTCAAAAATATTGGTGTAGACATTGTTAGTAATGGCACCAATCATACATTGGATTGGTTCAGTGAAGGAGCACTTACCTCAATTGAACATATTCGTGAGGCAGGTTTGATGTATGTAGGAAGTTATCGAAGTGAAAAAGATCAACAAACACCTCGAATCATTGATGAAAATGGGATTAAACTAGGTTTTCTAACCTATTCTTATGGAACTAATGGCATTCCAGTTGATCCAGGTAAAGAATACACAATTAGTCTAGTGGATGTCGAAAAAATGGTGGATGATGTAACAAAACTAAAAGATCAAGTGGATGCTGTTGTAGTCACACTACAATTAGGTCAAGAATACGAAACACTACCTGATGATAATCAACGTTATGTTTTTGAAATGTTAAGTGAAGCAGGCGTGAAGTTAATCTTAGGCGGTCATCCACATGTGTTACAACCGATGGATTGGTACAATGGAAAAGAGACCTTTGCCATTTATTCTCAAGCTAGTTTCTTAACAGGGCAAGTTAATATTGATAATAAACAAGGTGGGATTACTGAAGTCACTTTTAAACGCCAAGATGATGGGGAAGTCGTTGTGACAAATCCCAAATTTATGCCTATATTTATCCTTGGCACCGAGAATGAAAAAATGTATGAAGTTGTTCCTTATGCGGATTACGCGAAATATGAGATTCCACAAGGACAAGAATGGTGGGGCACAATTGAAGAGCGTATGAAAACTTATACAGACGAATTTGATTATGTGACACATCTAGAGACCGCACGAACCAAAGAAGCTCAAGATAAGCATCGTTAA